One Nonomuraea angiospora DNA segment encodes these proteins:
- a CDS encoding MarR family transcriptional regulator, whose amino-acid sequence MSRDISERRKNLLEALSMAGRDNSNAAVMYHTAMGERLGLGMTEEKTLDLLQRMGPLTAGEIGQHAGLAPATVSGLIDRLESKWLVRRVRDTRDRRRVIVEINYERLAGFSELFEPFVAALGELYERYTDDELELILDYVTRATALQRAATRDLTT is encoded by the coding sequence ATTTGCTGGAGGCCCTCAGCATGGCCGGGCGGGACAACAGCAACGCCGCCGTGATGTACCACACCGCCATGGGCGAGCGGCTGGGGCTCGGCATGACCGAGGAGAAGACGCTCGACCTGCTGCAACGCATGGGGCCGCTGACGGCGGGGGAGATCGGCCAGCACGCGGGGCTGGCCCCGGCCACCGTCAGCGGGCTGATCGACCGGCTGGAGTCGAAGTGGCTGGTGCGGCGGGTGCGTGACACGCGGGACCGGCGGCGGGTCATCGTGGAGATCAACTACGAGCGGCTGGCCGGGTTCAGCGAGCTGTTCGAGCCGTTCGTGGCGGCGTTGGGGGAGCTGTACGAGCGGTACACGGATGACGAGCTGGAGCTGATCCTCGACTACGTCACCCGAGCCACGGCCCTCCAGCGCGCGGCCACCCGCGACCTGACGACGTAG